The DNA segment CGTCATGCGCCTCCTCGATGCCGAGTTCGCTGAGCGGGACATCGGTCCAGCCGGTGAAGCGGTTCTCCTTGTTCCAGGTGCTTTCGCCGTGCCTGAGCAGGACCACCCTGTAGGTCGCCATCGTGCGCCTCCCGCGCCGCTGCAGCGCGTCGGCCGATTCTAACCGGAGCCGGCCGGCATCGCGGCTCGGTCAAAGCGGGCGGACGACGGCGGTCCTCGCACCGCAGGGGCAGGGGGATCGGTCGAGGACGACGCGCGTGCCGGTGAGGTACCGGATGACCGGGCTTCCCTCCCGCCACAGCGTGGTCAGGACCAGCTCTCCCCGGACGCGTCCGGACGCGTCGGGGGTTGCCGGCGAGAGGGAGTCGGGGTCGACGACCTCCGCCACGAGCTCGGTTTCCAGCAGGTGCACCCCCTCGCGGCGCCCGCAATCCCACCCGAACGAGCCGAGTTCCACCGAGGAGGGCAGGACGCGGCACTCTGCGCGCCACGCGGCGGCGACCGCCTCGCGCTCCTCCACGGCCGCGAGATCGCGGCCCGTGACGGCGAGCACCAGCCGGATCTCGCGACCGCTGCTCCCCCCGGCCGCGGCGGCGATCTCGACGGCCGTCTCCGCGGGGAGGACCACAGCGGTCGGGCGGTGGCGGAGCCAGTCCGCGGCTCGCCGGGCGGTCCATGCGGGGCCGAGCGCGAGGGCGCCGAGTTCCGCGGCGGCGTCGGCCGCGGCACGGAACGCGGGAGCCGCCTTCTCCGAAGCGGCCACGAGCACGCGATCCTCCGCCGTGACGCCGCACTTCCGGTAGAGTTCGCACCAGCAATCGAGCCAGGCTCTCCAGCTCTCGGCGGTGTCGGCCCAGACCAGGCCCTGTCCGTCCGGAAGGGTCTCTTCGTGCAGGCGGGTGTACCGGCCGGCGGGAAACGAGAGGTTCGTGCCGAGGGGAGGATGGGCGCGCTGGTCGGCGAGAAGCTCCCCGCGGCGCGTGTAGGGGAGGTGTTCCCGAACGGACAGCCCCGCCGGCTTGCCGGGGCGAAGCCCTGCCGGCTCGAACTTCGAGCGGTAGAACGCGTTCTGCTCGAGGACCCGGCGCATCAGGGCCGCGAACTTGCGCTCCTGCACCGAGCGGATCTCGGGCGCAACCCTCGACGCGACGGACGTGCCCACGGAACCCGCTCCCAACCGGCTCGCCCGCGGCCTCGGAGGCCGCAGCCGCGGGTCTTTCGGGCAATATCGGTCGCGAGGGGCCGCGGCGACAACGCCGCTGCCGTCAGAGGGCCCGGGCGAGCTCCCCGGCGCCCGCCGCCGCTTCCGGAGCGGCGGCGGCGATCGCCTCCTCGTCCAGGCCGAGAGCCGCGGCCGAGGGATCGCCGGTGAGAGCTTCCGCTCCCTCGCCGGCGAAGAGGGCCTCGCCGAGGCGCCGCGCGAGCGCGGTGAGCGCCGTCCGCCGCAGGTCCTCGCGGGGAGCCGCCGCCGGATCGTTCTGGAACCGGACCGCCGTCACGATCGGCTCCGGGAGGTTCCAGCGGGAGAGGAGGGTCGCCCCGGCGACCGGCGCGAGCTCGTCGACGACGGGGCCGATCGTCTCGGCGGGAGGGACCGGCTCGCCGTCGCGTTCGGCCAGCAGCGGCACCGCCTGAAGGAGGATCGGTTCCCCCGCCCGGTGGAGGAGTCCCGCCAGGAACGCCTCCTCCGGATCCTCCCCGGCGCGGAGGGCGAGGCTCCTCGCGGCAGCCGCGGCGAGGAGCGAGATCTCCCAGGAGTCGTGCGCCCGCCGCGCGTACCCGGGATGCGCAGCGCGAAAGCACTCGCGCGCCGCCGCGCCGAGGACGATGGCGACCACCATGCCGCTTCCCAGGCGGCCGACGGCGTGCGTGAGGTCCCTGATCTCGCACAGCCCGGCGAACATCGCCGAATTCGCCATCTTGACGACGCGGGCGGCGAGACCCGGGTCGGCTTCCACGACGCGGGCCAGCGACCCCGCGCTGCCGTTGCGGCGGGCGGCTTCGAGCTGGACCCGCGCGACGATGTCCGGCATCACCGGAAGGCGCAGCTCCTCCCGGCGCAGGGCCTCCTCGATCCGAAGGCGCCACCCTGCGGCGGCGACCGCTCGCGACACGTTCTCGCTCCTCCGCCCGGGCGCACACCCCGCCCCGGGGCAATCTAGGCCAGCGGCGGGCCCCGGCAAACCGGCTTGTGGCGCCGCGGGGCCGGGCGGAGGAAAACTCCAGCCCGGCGATCGGAGGGCGCGTGTCCGGTCTCGACCAAGAACTGGGTGAGGGTCTCCTCCGCCGGGTGCAGGCGCTCGCGTTTCCCCGGGCGGCCGGAAGCGAGGGGGACGCGAGGGTCCGCCGCCTTCTGTCGGAGGGGCTGCGTGCGGCGGGCTGGCGCGTCCGCGAAGACCGCTTCGCCTACAGCCTGAAGCGACCCTGGGCGCTGTTGCGCGCCGGCCTGGCGTCGCTCGCGGCGGCGCTCGCTGCCGGCGCCGCCGCGGTTGCCGGTGCACCGCACGCGGGCGCCTGGTGCGCCGGCGCCGCCGGTCTCGCCGCGCTGGGGATCGCGGGGGCGGCGGCCGGCGTGCGGTGGGATTCCCTCTATTTCGCCCCTCCGGGCGAGCTCTGCACGGCCAACGTCGTGGCCGATGCGGGCGGCGGGCCGGTGCGGATCCTCCTCGTCGCGCACCACGACTCGAAGTCCCAGAACCTGCCGTTGCTGTTGAGGGGGTTTCTCGTGGCCGCCGGGGCCGCAGGTGCGGTGTCGCTCGCGGCCGCTGCGATTCAATGGGCGCTCTTCGGGGTCCCCGCGCGCCTTCTGGCCGGTGTGACCGCGGCGGGAGCGCTGTCCCTCGCCGCGCTGGCCACGCTCACGTTCGGCAACCGGTCGCCCGGGGCGCTCGACAACGCCGCGTCGCTGGCGGTCCTCCTCGAGCTGGCGCGGCGCCTGGCCGGCCCCGAAGGGCCGCCCGCCGGTGTCCGGCTCGTTCTGACCGGCGCGGAGGAGCATCTGATGGCGGGAGCGCGGAGGCTCGCGGCCGACCGCTCGCTCCGCTCGGCGCGCGAGCCGCTGGTGCTGAACCTCGACGGCGTGGGCGCGCCCGGACCGGTGGGCGTGGCCGGCGAGCGGTCCCTTCGCCGCCGGGTGCTCCGCCTCGCCCGGGAGGCCGGGATCCCCGCCCGGCGGGCACCGCTGCCTCCAGGGACGGGAACCGATGCGCTGCCGCTCGCGTGGGCGGGCCTCCGCGCCGTGACGCTGACGAGCGGCCGGCTCTCGCGCGCCGTGCTCCGGGTGCACTCGCCCGCGGACCGGCCGGATGGACTCGACGCCGCCTCCCTGGCCGCGGCGTTCCGGTTGACCGAGCGCTGCGTGCGGGAAATCCTGGCGGCGCGGGATGGCGACGGAGCCGGATAGTTGGGACACGGAGGAGACGGCCGAGGCGTACGACGAGGCCGTCCGGGGCGGAAGCCTGTATCGCGCGCTCGGCCGCCGCCTCGCCGATCTCCTGCGGCTGCCGCCCGGCGCGTGCCTTCTCGACCTCGCGTGCGGGACCGGCGTCTCGGCGGAGCCGGCGTTGCGGTGCCTCGGTCCCGGCGGACGTGTCGTCGGTGCCGACGCGGCGGCGGCGATGCTCGCCGTCGCCCGACGCCGGCACCTCGTTCCGAACGCCGCCTGGGTGCGCGCCGTTCCGGCATCCCTGCCGTTCCGTGACGGTTGCTTCGACGCCGCGATGTCGAGCGCCGCCTTCTGGCACTTCCCGTCGCCGGGAAGCGCCTTCGCGGAGCTGTACCGCGTGTGCCGGCCGGGGGCACGCCTCGCGCTCAACGTCCCGGCCGCGCAGCTCGCCGATCTCGAGGATCTACCTCCGGCGCCCTTCCAGCTGGCGCTCGCCCGCGAGGGCGAGCGTCTGTTCGGGCGGTCCCCGGCGCCCGCGGGTCCGGTGCGGACCCGGTCCGGACTCGCCGAGCTCGCCGGCGAGGCCGGCTGGACCCTGGTGGAGGAGCGCACCGCCGACCTCGCCGTGCCGCAGGAGGAGCTGCGCGCCCTCGTCGAGGTCCCCGCGATCGGCGCGCGCCTCTATCCCGAGGCGGACGCGGCGGCGCGCCGCCGCTGGATCGAGGCCGCGGCGCGCCGCATCGACCTCCTGGAGCCCGCGACCGTGCGCTGGTGGGAGGCGCTGTTCGAGCGCCGGGGGCGCGCCGTCAGAAGGTCCACCCGACCAGGAGCTTGAGCCGCGGCTTTTCGGCGAGGCCGACCTTGGCTTCGAAGAACAGGCGGTCGCCTCCCGCAAGACCGGTCTGCAGGCCGGCCACCGCGTTCAGCGCGAGACCGGTGTCGTCGGTGTCGCCGCCGCGCGGCCGGTCGAAGTCGCGGTAGACGATGCCGAGTTCGCCTCCCGCGTACGGCGTCCAGCGGTGGACGCGGCCGGCGAGTTCGTAGTGGAGTCCCGCCTGAAGCGCGATGTCCGTTTCGTCGTCCCCCGCACCGATCTCGAGATTGGGGCGGAGGAACAGGTGAGGGGCGACCTCGCCCATCTCGAGATGGGCGCCGACGAACAGCTGATCGGGGCTGGCCGACAGCCCGCCCCGGATCCCCCAGCCGAACAGGCCGAGGTCCTGAGCGGCGGCGGGTCCGGCCGCAGCGGCGGCGAGCACCGCCGGGCCCAGCAGCATCGTGGTCCAACGGACCGAAAGGTACCGCCTCATGGCAACTCCTTTCTTCCGGGAATCCTGGACGCCCGGAGGCCGGGGCCGCGCTAGTGCGCCCGGGCGGCTCCGGGTTCGGCCCTCGGCAGCGGGTCGGGCGACTCCGCCAGCAGCCAGGTCATCGCGGCGAACGCCGACAGCGCGTCGGCGTACTCCGCCGGATCGATCTTGTCCAGCGTGTCCGCTTCCGTGTGATGGTAGTCGAAATAGTGTGTGCTTTCGACCCGAAGCCCGAGCCCGGGCACGCCCTCGCGCACGAGCGGCCCGATGTCGGCGCCGCCGCCACCCCGGGAGAGCTTCAGCTCGCCGAGCGGGGCGAAAAGCTCCAGCCAGGATTCCACCCGGGCGGCCGCTTCGTCCGTTCCCGCGAAGCTGAAGCCGACGGGGCGGAACCCACCCGAGTCCGACTCGAGAGCGGCGACGTGCGCATCCAGCTCGGCGCGGTGATCGCGCAGGTAGGTTTTCCCGCCATCGAGCCCATGCTCCTCGTTGGCGAAGAGCACGGCGCGCACGGTGCGGCGCGGCCGGAGGTCGAGCGCCCGCAGCAAGCGCAGCGTTTCCATGGCCATCACCACCCCGGAGCCGTCGTCGTGCGCGCCCGTCCCGACGTCCCAGGAGTCGAGGTGGGCGCCGATCACCACGATCTCGTCCGGCTTTTCGCGGCCCCGCAGCTCGCCGATCACGTTGGCGGAGGGATGCTCGGGGAGGCGCCGTGCCCCCATCTCCAGGCGGACGACGATCCGCTCCCCTCGGGCCGCCAGCCGCGCGAACGACTCGGCGTCCTCGATCGTGACCGCGGCGGCGGGAATCCGGCGGACACCCTCCTCGTATTCGCGCATCGCCCCCGTGTGGGGGGTCCTGAGGCTTCTCGTGGTCACCGAGCGCACGAGCACGGCGATCGCGCCGTGCTTCGCCGCGCGGTTCGCCGCGTCGGCGCGGTAGATCACCGCCTCGCCGTAGGCGGCGAACATGTTCTCCTGCTCCCGCATCGGATGGTTGAACAGGACGATCTTTCCGTCGATCTCTCCGGCCCGCCGCTCCAGCTCGTCGAAATCGCGCACGACCACGACCTCGCCCGTGACGCCGCCGGCCGGCGTACCGACGCTCCGGCCGAGGCCGAGGATCGGGAGCCGCCGCGGCGGTCCGGGCTCGAGGAGGGTCAGCGACTCCTCTCCCCGTTCCCACACGGGGATCCGGACCGTCTCGAGCGCCACACGGTCGAGGCCGTCCGCCCGGAGCTCGTCGAAGGCCCACTCGACGGCGCGGTCGAAGGCAACCGACCCCGCGAGGCGCGGGCCGATCCCGTCGCACAGTCCGGAAAGGCGCTCCATCGCCCGGTCGTCCGCCCGCGCCGCTCCGACGATGCGCCGGACCGCATCGGCCGCGGCGGCGTCGCCCGCCGGCCACCGTTCCTCGGGAGCCGGCGCGCCGGCCGGCTCCGGCGCCGAGCGGCAGGAAACGAGGAGAAGCGGCAGGATCCACAGGGCCGAGCATCGGTTGGGGCGGCGGCGCATCGGTGACCTCCCCGGCGCGCAGGGCGCGGAAAGTGCCGGAGTATACCGCCGCACCGCCCCCGGACGTCAGCGCCAGGCCCGCGGCAACTGGAGTTCCAGGCGGCCCCCGGAAACGAACCCGCCGGCGACGACCCGCCCCGCGGTGCGAATGGCCACGTGCCCGCCGGGAAGGCCGGGAGGTGCGTCGCGGCTGCCCGCGGCGAGGAGTGCCACGGCGTCCTCCCACGACAATTCGACCGCCCGATCGGTGATGCCCGAGTCGAGCCAGCGAAGCGCCGCGGTGGTCAGCCGGTGGCCCGCGCGCGGCCTGCGCAGCACGCGCAGGCCGGGAGCGACGAGATCGAGCCGAAAGAGCGATGCCGCCCGGGCCGCCGCGGGGCCTCCACCGAGGACCCAGACGTCCCGCCCGCGCGCCAGCACCGTGTGGCCCGCGAGGACCTCGGGGGGCGCGCCGAACCGCGCCAACGCGCGCTCCAGGTCGGCCCGGGCCGCCCCGTCCTCGAAAAGCGCGGGGCCTTCGCCGGGGCGGGGGGCGGCCGGCGGCGCCGCGTTCTCGTCGCGGACGAGCAGCGCGACGAAGAAGCCC comes from the Acidobacteriota bacterium genome and includes:
- a CDS encoding peptidase M28 family protein, yielding MRRRPNRCSALWILPLLLVSCRSAPEPAGAPAPEERWPAGDAAAADAVRRIVGAARADDRAMERLSGLCDGIGPRLAGSVAFDRAVEWAFDELRADGLDRVALETVRIPVWERGEESLTLLEPGPPRRLPILGLGRSVGTPAGGVTGEVVVVRDFDELERRAGEIDGKIVLFNHPMREQENMFAAYGEAVIYRADAANRAAKHGAIAVLVRSVTTRSLRTPHTGAMREYEEGVRRIPAAAVTIEDAESFARLAARGERIVVRLEMGARRLPEHPSANVIGELRGREKPDEIVVIGAHLDSWDVGTGAHDDGSGVVMAMETLRLLRALDLRPRRTVRAVLFANEEHGLDGGKTYLRDHRAELDAHVAALESDSGGFRPVGFSFAGTDEAAARVESWLELFAPLGELKLSRGGGGADIGPLVREGVPGLGLRVESTHYFDYHHTEADTLDKIDPAEYADALSAFAAMTWLLAESPDPLPRAEPGAARAH
- a CDS encoding HDOD domain-containing protein, which codes for MSRAVAAAGWRLRIEEALRREELRLPVMPDIVARVQLEAARRNGSAGSLARVVEADPGLAARVVKMANSAMFAGLCEIRDLTHAVGRLGSGMVVAIVLGAAARECFRAAHPGYARRAHDSWEISLLAAAAARSLALRAGEDPEEAFLAGLLHRAGEPILLQAVPLLAERDGEPVPPAETIGPVVDELAPVAGATLLSRWNLPEPIVTAVRFQNDPAAAPREDLRRTALTALARRLGEALFAGEGAEALTGDPSAAALGLDEEAIAAAAPEAAAGAGELARAL
- a CDS encoding M28 family peptidase; the encoded protein is MAPRGRAEENSSPAIGGRVSGLDQELGEGLLRRVQALAFPRAAGSEGDARVRRLLSEGLRAAGWRVREDRFAYSLKRPWALLRAGLASLAAALAAGAAAVAGAPHAGAWCAGAAGLAALGIAGAAAGVRWDSLYFAPPGELCTANVVADAGGGPVRILLVAHHDSKSQNLPLLLRGFLVAAGAAGAVSLAAAAIQWALFGVPARLLAGVTAAGALSLAALATLTFGNRSPGALDNAASLAVLLELARRLAGPEGPPAGVRLVLTGAEEHLMAGARRLAADRSLRSAREPLVLNLDGVGAPGPVGVAGERSLRRRVLRLAREAGIPARRAPLPPGTGTDALPLAWAGLRAVTLTSGRLSRAVLRVHSPADRPDGLDAASLAAAFRLTERCVREILAARDGDGAG
- a CDS encoding class I SAM-dependent methyltransferase, which translates into the protein MATEPDSWDTEETAEAYDEAVRGGSLYRALGRRLADLLRLPPGACLLDLACGTGVSAEPALRCLGPGGRVVGADAAAAMLAVARRRHLVPNAAWVRAVPASLPFRDGCFDAAMSSAAFWHFPSPGSAFAELYRVCRPGARLALNVPAAQLADLEDLPPAPFQLALAREGERLFGRSPAPAGPVRTRSGLAELAGEAGWTLVEERTADLAVPQEELRALVEVPAIGARLYPEADAAARRRWIEAAARRIDLLEPATVRWWEALFERRGRAVRRSTRPGA